In Helicobacter mastomyrinus, a single genomic region encodes these proteins:
- the murI gene encoding glutamate racemase, whose translation MRAGVFDSGVGGLSVLKSLINAKLFDEIIYYGDTARVPYGVKDKQTIVRFSLEALDFFAPHHIDILIVACNTVSAYALAEMQAKSKIPIVGVIEPGVLAVQNKLSNTDSQILIIATRATINSGEYEMRLRKIGFWNLKSLATGLFVPIVEEGLLEGAIVEDIFEYYFSSLSNPPKAIILGCTHFPLIAPALDKYFKHQSILIHSGEAIVEYLESRLHLTSGDSLKSLQFYASDNPAMLTKIAQKWLS comes from the coding sequence ATGCGCGCGGGTGTCTTTGATAGCGGTGTTGGCGGCTTAAGTGTGTTAAAAAGCCTCATTAATGCTAAACTTTTTGATGAGATTATCTACTATGGCGATACCGCGCGTGTGCCTTATGGTGTCAAAGATAAGCAAACAATTGTGCGCTTTTCCCTTGAAGCCCTTGATTTCTTTGCTCCACATCATATCGATATTCTTATTGTGGCGTGCAATACTGTGAGTGCTTACGCTTTAGCCGAAATGCAGGCAAAGAGCAAAATTCCTATTGTTGGGGTGATTGAGCCCGGTGTCCTTGCCGTACAAAATAAGCTTTCAAATACAGATTCTCAAATCCTTATCATCGCCACACGTGCGACAATCAATTCCGGTGAATACGAAATGCGATTACGCAAAATTGGCTTTTGGAATCTCAAAAGTCTTGCCACAGGGCTTTTTGTGCCTATCGTGGAAGAGGGACTGCTAGAGGGGGCAATAGTAGAGGATATTTTTGAATACTATTTTAGCTCCCTTAGTAATCCTCCTAAGGCTATTATTCTAGGCTGCACGCACTTCCCGCTTATCGCCCCCGCGCTTGATAAATATTTTAAACACCAAAGTATTCTAATCCATTCAGGCGAGGCGATTGTAGAATATTTAGAATCCCGCTTGCACCTCACTTCAGGCGATTCACTTAAATCTTTGCAATTTTATGCAAGTGATAATCCCGCAATGCTTACAAAAATAGCCCAAAAATGGTTGAGCTAA
- the rho gene encoding transcription termination factor Rho has protein sequence MADNKRTHTPVEGYQLEELRTKSIKQLISIAEEVGVENPSDYRRQDLIFEILKAQVNQGGYILFSGILEITNEGYGFLRALTESLADSQNDTYVSQSQIRRFALRNGDIVTGQVRPPKDQERYYALLKIEAINYMSLEEIKNRPLFDNLTPLFPHEQLKLEYEQSKVTGRMLDLFSPIGKGQRALIVAPPRTGKTELMKELAHGITKNHPEVELMVLLVDERPEEVTDMERSVRGQVFSSTFDMPATNHIRVADLVIESAKRKVEMGKDVVILLDSITRLARAYNAATPSSGKVLSGGVDANALHKPKRFFGAARNIEQGGSLTIIATALIETGSRMDEVIFEEFKGTGNSEIVLARSIADRRIYPAFDVLKSGTRKDDLLLGKDNLTKIWMLRNVMHTMDDVEALTFIYSKMKQTQDNAEFLNMMNSQE, from the coding sequence ATGGCAGATAATAAACGAACTCACACGCCTGTGGAAGGTTACCAGCTTGAAGAATTACGCACCAAAAGCATTAAACAGCTTATCAGTATTGCCGAAGAGGTAGGAGTAGAGAATCCTAGCGATTATCGTAGACAGGATTTGATTTTTGAGATTCTCAAAGCCCAAGTCAACCAAGGCGGCTATATACTCTTTTCAGGTATTTTAGAAATCACCAATGAGGGCTATGGATTCTTACGGGCATTGACCGAAAGTCTCGCAGATAGTCAAAATGACACCTATGTATCGCAATCCCAAATCCGCCGTTTCGCCCTACGTAATGGCGATATTGTAACCGGGCAAGTGCGCCCCCCTAAAGACCAAGAGCGATATTATGCACTTTTAAAGATTGAAGCGATTAATTATATGTCGCTTGAAGAGATTAAGAATCGTCCGCTTTTTGATAATCTCACGCCTCTTTTCCCACACGAACAGCTCAAACTCGAATATGAGCAAAGCAAAGTTACAGGCAGAATGCTAGATTTATTTAGCCCTATTGGCAAGGGGCAGCGTGCTCTTATTGTCGCTCCTCCGCGCACGGGTAAAACAGAATTAATGAAGGAATTAGCCCACGGCATCACCAAAAATCACCCTGAAGTAGAGCTAATGGTGCTTTTAGTCGATGAGCGCCCAGAGGAAGTTACAGATATGGAGCGAAGCGTGCGAGGACAAGTCTTTAGCTCTACTTTTGATATGCCAGCGACAAACCATATCCGCGTGGCAGATTTGGTTATTGAAAGTGCCAAACGTAAGGTAGAAATGGGTAAAGATGTGGTGATACTGCTAGATTCTATCACGCGTCTAGCTCGTGCCTATAATGCCGCTACGCCATCAAGTGGCAAGGTGCTAAGTGGAGGGGTTGATGCAAATGCTCTGCATAAGCCCAAACGCTTTTTTGGTGCAGCACGTAATATCGAGCAAGGCGGCAGCCTTACTATCATTGCTACCGCCCTCATTGAAACAGGCTCAAGAATGGACGAAGTGATTTTTGAAGAATTTAAAGGCACGGGCAATAGCGAAATCGTCCTTGCACGTTCCATCGCTGACCGCAGAATCTACCCTGCCTTTGATGTATTAAAAAGCGGCACACGCAAAGATGATTTACTCCTTGGCAAAGATAATCTTACAAAAATATGGATGCTACGTAATGTAATGCACACGATGGATGATGTCGAGGCACTTACATTTATTTACTCAAAAATGAAACAAACGCAGGATAATGCAGAGTTTTTAAATATGATGAACTCTCAAGAATAG
- a CDS encoding response regulator — protein sequence MKFDTLNKLTILYVEDDIDTANLTSMVLEDYVGRLFVAKNGQEALDLFKRHKIDLILTDILMPKMNGIELINAIRNSSTHPDIPVVITTAHTETKYLLDAIRLRVDGYILKPINIEELLHTLNKAILPFLQADEIASKNLLINAISTFVGGKKIAIIQFLLANCDEDNIFYGSYENIIAHLNVSKPTIVKTFKQLIDTGILIKIKNKVYKIHPDLNKNVKNNIV from the coding sequence ATGAAATTTGATACTCTTAATAAACTTACTATTCTTTATGTAGAAGATGATATAGATACCGCTAACCTCACAAGTATGGTGCTTGAAGATTATGTAGGGCGTCTATTTGTGGCTAAAAATGGACAAGAAGCGCTTGATCTTTTTAAACGACATAAAATTGATTTAATATTGACAGATATTCTTATGCCTAAAATGAATGGAATTGAGCTCATTAATGCCATACGCAACTCAAGCACCCACCCTGATATCCCTGTAGTCATCACTACTGCGCACACAGAGACAAAATACCTCCTTGATGCGATACGTTTGCGCGTAGATGGCTATATCTTAAAGCCTATCAATATTGAAGAATTACTCCATACGCTCAATAAGGCTATTTTGCCATTTTTGCAAGCTGATGAGATTGCCTCAAAGAATCTACTCATTAATGCTATCTCCACCTTTGTAGGAGGCAAAAAAATTGCCATTATTCAATTTTTACTCGCGAATTGCGATGAGGATAATATCTTTTATGGCTCTTATGAAAACATTATCGCTCATCTTAATGTCAGCAAGCCCACGATTGTAAAGACATTTAAGCAACTTATTGACACGGGCATTTTGATTAAGATTAAAAACAAAGTATATAAGATTCACCCTGATTTGAACAAAAATGTTAAAAACAATATTGTTTAA
- a CDS encoding sensor histidine kinase: MKHIMSSLMNNISFRAKTTILMWIIVIGFALVASVGILALMGLKSEFDINSLHNHNIHTLMLLTESDARNKQNLPYLLEMWEQHKIHDTSRNIESAIVHLRRWYAKTFMPNEYWQIQTLLQAESALIESIDRAFINSDTLSMPSLLKEQVLLSFDIAFYGKKITDSLYKNTYIILAIFMFIVIATIIILALSIGHSINTNHLLLEQLVQSKTKELQALNANLQKSIEYEVEQNRKKDLIMYQQARLASMGEMIQNIAHQWRQPLNSLMMLIQSFKSKAMQNKLDNEFVLQQTQYGMKIATEMSNTIENFRNFFRPETSTEVFEPATSIWDSLELLKEQIKENHIYIDVLIKKANLSVNGYQNSFMQVILILINNAIDALKLKAQSNEDFKAHIEILLDKVGYNIVLCIKDNAGGIGLEDKTKVFEPYFTTKHKSVGTGVGLYMAKQIIERHFNGSIDVSNTQWKEHFFGAEFNIHIPTQGSDNEI, encoded by the coding sequence ATGAAACATATAATGTCTTCTTTAATGAATAATATCTCCTTTCGCGCAAAAACTACAATTTTAATGTGGATTATTGTCATAGGATTTGCACTTGTAGCAAGTGTGGGGATACTTGCACTAATGGGGCTAAAAAGTGAGTTTGATATAAACTCACTACATAATCACAATATCCACACGCTTATGCTCCTTACAGAAAGTGATGCACGCAATAAGCAGAATCTCCCGTATTTGCTTGAAATGTGGGAGCAACACAAGATTCACGATACGAGTAGAAATATAGAATCTGCTATTGTGCATTTACGCCGATGGTATGCCAAAACCTTTATGCCTAATGAATATTGGCAGATTCAAACTCTTTTACAAGCAGAGAGCGCTCTTATAGAATCTATTGATAGAGCCTTTATCAATAGTGATACCCTCTCGATGCCCTCTTTACTTAAAGAGCAGGTTTTACTCTCTTTTGACATTGCTTTTTATGGGAAAAAGATTACAGATTCTCTTTACAAAAATACTTATATTATCTTAGCTATTTTTATGTTTATCGTGATTGCTACGATTATTATCCTTGCCCTATCTATCGGGCATTCTATCAATACCAATCACTTGCTTTTAGAACAACTTGTGCAATCTAAGACAAAAGAGCTTCAAGCACTTAATGCCAATTTACAAAAGTCCATTGAATACGAGGTAGAGCAGAATCGCAAGAAAGATTTGATTATGTATCAACAGGCTAGACTTGCCTCTATGGGGGAGATGATACAAAATATCGCTCATCAATGGCGGCAACCACTTAATTCTCTAATGATGCTGATACAGAGCTTTAAAAGCAAGGCTATGCAAAATAAGCTTGATAATGAATTTGTCCTGCAACAAACGCAATATGGTATGAAAATCGCCACTGAAATGTCAAATACGATTGAAAATTTCCGCAATTTCTTCCGCCCAGAGACAAGCACGGAAGTGTTTGAACCTGCTACAAGCATTTGGGATTCTCTAGAACTCCTTAAAGAACAGATTAAAGAAAATCATATATATATTGATGTATTAATCAAAAAAGCAAATCTTAGTGTAAATGGCTATCAAAACTCTTTTATGCAAGTGATTTTAATCCTTATTAATAACGCCATTGACGCCCTAAAACTCAAAGCACAAAGCAATGAGGACTTTAAAGCACATATAGAAATTTTATTAGATAAGGTAGGATATAATATTGTCCTTTGTATCAAGGATAATGCGGGAGGCATTGGCTTAGAGGACAAGACAAAGGTGTTTGAGCCTTATTTTACCACTAAGCATAAATCTGTAGGCACAGGTGTTGGGCTATATATGGCAAAGCAAATCATTGAGAGACATTTTAATGGTAGCATTGATGTATCAAATACACAATGGAAAGAACACTTTTTTGGAGCAGAATTTAACATTCACATACCAACACAAGGCAGCGATAATGAAATTTGA
- the uvrC gene encoding excinuclease ABC subunit UvrC: MPPENPSLLFTLKHLPTQSGIYQYFDNAGNLLYIGKAKHLRNRIKSYFSIHNESISPKPNLSPRIGLMVSQIAQIHTLLTNNEQDALILENSLIKSLKPKYNILLRDDKTYPYIYIDKSLHYPRFDITRQVLKSPKIQYFGPFASGARELLDSLYDVLPLVQKKSCVKGKKACMFYAINKCLAPCEGKISTIEYAKLITQGIALLENKKELARILESKMQKLSTSLQFEEAAKIRDRIRKITQMKNQSIIDIRSGNYDVFTLVKDDESLNTHILMVLFIRNGRIVSSDFSLLHQDIYDDNLPELYTQALLNHYKNITPLMPDEILIPHFAFADLVHLQQLISSQTQSHIKIIQPQKGKKRELLTLAYQNALEILRLHKQQHSDEPTLIALKELCALQRVPYRIEVFDTSHHSGVHNVGGMIVYENNAFLSSHYRRYTLEGSDEYTQMRQMLERRAAKFESNPPPDLWLLDGGKAQIHIACEILQSVGANVDVVAIAKMKHNAKAYRAKGNALDILRTNQAEFKLKANDKRLQFCQKLRDEAHKYAITYHRYRKTKDTNKVQIMGEKQYSKAQIKRLLEYFGSFQTLQNASQEQIQSVLKSRQFHTKESL; this comes from the coding sequence ATGCCACCTGAAAATCCCTCTCTCCTTTTCACATTAAAGCATTTGCCTACACAATCAGGCATTTATCAATACTTTGATAATGCGGGAAATCTCCTCTATATAGGCAAGGCAAAGCATCTTAGAAATCGCATTAAAAGCTATTTTAGCATTCATAACGAATCTATCTCCCCAAAGCCCAATCTTAGCCCCAGAATCGGGCTTATGGTATCCCAAATAGCGCAGATTCACACGCTTTTAACCAATAACGAACAAGACGCACTCATACTTGAAAACTCCCTTATCAAAAGCCTAAAGCCTAAATACAATATCCTTCTGCGCGATGATAAAACCTATCCGTATATTTATATTGATAAATCCCTCCACTACCCCCGCTTTGACATCACAAGACAAGTGCTAAAATCGCCTAAGATTCAGTATTTTGGACCATTTGCAAGTGGGGCTAGAGAATTGCTTGATAGCCTTTATGATGTGCTACCGCTTGTGCAGAAAAAATCCTGTGTGAAAGGCAAAAAAGCTTGTATGTTTTATGCGATTAATAAATGTCTCGCCCCCTGTGAGGGCAAAATCTCCACAATAGAATATGCTAAGCTCATCACGCAGGGCATTGCATTACTTGAAAATAAAAAAGAACTCGCACGTATTTTAGAATCAAAAATGCAAAAACTCTCTACTTCCTTGCAGTTTGAGGAAGCTGCTAAAATCCGCGATAGAATCCGCAAAATCACACAGATGAAAAATCAATCCATAATCGACATACGAAGCGGAAATTATGATGTATTTACCCTTGTTAAAGATGATGAGAGCCTTAATACGCACATTCTTATGGTGCTCTTTATCCGCAATGGACGCATTGTCTCTAGCGATTTTTCACTGCTCCACCAAGATATTTATGATGATAATCTCCCTGAACTCTACACACAAGCCCTGCTTAATCATTATAAAAATATAACGCCTCTAATGCCTGATGAGATTCTTATCCCCCATTTTGCATTTGCAGACTTAGTGCATTTGCAGCAGCTCATTAGTAGCCAAACCCAAAGCCATATTAAGATTATCCAGCCCCAAAAAGGCAAGAAAAGAGAGCTTCTTACCCTTGCCTATCAAAATGCCCTTGAGATATTGCGCCTCCATAAGCAGCAGCATAGCGATGAGCCAACTCTCATAGCCTTAAAAGAACTCTGCGCCCTCCAAAGAGTGCCCTACAGAATTGAGGTGTTTGATACCTCTCATCATAGCGGGGTGCATAATGTAGGCGGTATGATTGTGTATGAAAATAATGCCTTTCTCTCATCGCATTATCGGCGATATACCCTCGAAGGTAGCGATGAATACACGCAAATGCGGCAAATGCTTGAACGTAGGGCAGCTAAGTTTGAATCTAATCCTCCGCCGGATTTATGGCTGCTTGATGGCGGAAAGGCACAAATTCATATCGCGTGTGAGATTCTCCAAAGTGTGGGTGCAAATGTCGATGTGGTGGCGATTGCAAAAATGAAACATAATGCTAAAGCCTATCGGGCAAAGGGCAATGCACTTGATATATTGCGCACAAACCAAGCGGAATTTAAACTAAAAGCAAATGACAAAAGACTACAATTCTGCCAGAAGCTACGTGATGAGGCGCATAAATATGCTATTACCTATCATCGCTATAGGAAAACAAAAGACACAAATAAGGTGCAAATAATGGGAGAGAAGCAATACAGCAAGGCACAGATAAAGCGACTTTTAGAATATTTTGGCTCATTTCAAACATTGCAAAATGCCTCACAAGAGCAGATTCAATCCGTGCTAAAAAGCAGACAATTCCACACTAAAGAATCCCTATGA
- the nadB gene encoding L-aspartate oxidase — protein sequence MRQYDVIIIGAGVAGLYCAVALPPHLKVLILCKAQPWECNTFYAQGGISVARDESDISSHTQDTLSAGAELNNKECVETLTNNSILVLNELIEGGFMLDRDENGALLYAKEGGHSRARIVHSGGDATGRSLHTYLIGKLRARLWKNAEVVDLLIEEDKCYGVCVQTKLGTHNLYAHHIVIASGGVGGLFKYHTNAYTISSDLHGIILEHHLALQDMEMLQFHPTAYVDNPQARKYLISEAVRGEGGVIVDDLGKRFLFDYDSRGELAPRDIVARGIMDYCAKHQRKAFLDVSAFDGGFKNRFPNIYRDLSPYLNIPFEPIPISPAFHYSMGGIAVDTNGLVKGMSNLYAVGECACNGLHGANRLASNSLLEGLVFGRSVAHHIVENPTRTRIAHFPLCDEVLEKDGDSKLKNVLRDIMWDKVGIIRSKSGLDSALGGIEVMLESNIGRMLRLRLLVARKIVQSALNRTQSKGAHYRVD from the coding sequence ATGAGGCAATATGATGTGATAATTATCGGTGCGGGAGTGGCAGGGCTGTATTGTGCGGTTGCCTTACCTCCGCATTTAAAGGTGTTGATTTTGTGCAAGGCTCAACCTTGGGAGTGTAATACATTCTACGCGCAAGGGGGCATTAGCGTGGCAAGAGATGAGAGCGATATATCCTCACATACGCAAGATACTCTTTCAGCTGGAGCAGAGTTAAATAATAAAGAATGTGTAGAGACGCTTACAAACAATAGCATTTTAGTGCTAAATGAATTGATAGAGGGCGGCTTTATGCTGGATAGAGATGAAAATGGCGCATTACTCTATGCTAAAGAGGGAGGGCATAGTAGGGCTCGTATCGTGCATTCAGGAGGGGACGCCACAGGGAGAAGTCTGCATACATATCTTATAGGCAAACTCCGCGCGAGGCTGTGGAAAAATGCAGAGGTAGTGGATTTACTCATTGAGGAGGATAAATGCTATGGTGTGTGTGTACAGACAAAGCTAGGCACACATAATCTTTATGCCCATCATATCGTTATTGCAAGTGGAGGCGTGGGAGGATTGTTTAAATACCATACCAACGCCTATACGATTAGTAGCGACCTACACGGAATCATCTTAGAGCATCATCTTGCCTTGCAGGATATGGAAATGTTGCAATTCCACCCTACTGCCTATGTGGATAATCCACAGGCTAGGAAATATCTTATTTCTGAAGCTGTGAGGGGAGAGGGAGGCGTGATAGTCGATGATTTGGGGAAGCGATTTTTGTTTGATTATGATAGTCGTGGAGAGCTTGCCCCGCGTGATATTGTGGCACGTGGGATTATGGATTATTGCGCTAAACATCAAAGAAAGGCATTTTTAGATGTGAGTGCCTTTGATGGTGGATTCAAAAATCGTTTTCCTAATATTTATCGTGATTTAAGCCCTTATCTTAACATTCCTTTTGAGCCTATTCCTATTTCACCGGCTTTTCATTATTCAATGGGCGGTATTGCGGTGGATACAAATGGGCTTGTGAAAGGTATGAGTAATCTCTATGCTGTGGGAGAATGTGCTTGTAATGGTTTGCACGGGGCTAATCGCCTTGCATCTAACTCACTTTTAGAGGGTCTTGTATTTGGAAGGAGTGTCGCACATCATATTGTGGAAAATCCCACACGCACACGTATAGCGCATTTCCCATTATGTGATGAGGTACTTGAAAAAGATGGCGATAGTAAGCTTAAGAATGTGTTGCGTGATATTATGTGGGACAAGGTGGGGATTATCCGCTCTAAAAGTGGCTTAGATTCTGCGTTGGGTGGGATTGAAGTAATGCTGGAATCTAATATCGGGCGTATGCTGCGATTGAGGCTGCTTGTAGCGCGTAAAATCGTGCAATCAGCTTTAAATCGCACTCAAAGCAAGGGCGCACATTATCGAGTGGATTAG
- a CDS encoding glutathionylspermidine synthase family protein, translated as MTITSLSLPDKNALESMGLTWHTDMDNTSYLSDELIHISEAEAEAYYEAGNTLYDMFVEAGEYVIENDLFFELDIPPSLIGAIKQSWEEDIHWHLYGRFDLSGGLDGKPIKLLEFNADTPTMLYESALVQWALLKYNNLNEEAQFNNIHNALSENFKRLITLEADTSRFDELYEGWKILFSCITSFNEDLTTTRFLEYLARESGFTCDFAPIDEVHFSPTEGLSHNGVNYEFLFKLIPWENIAIDEPELVLLMSEMMQNHNTIFLNPAYTLLFQSKAMLKILWDLFPNHPLLLPASYTPLANTKQVCKRAFGREGANIDILDTNGGIIESKSGIYGNHKSVYQAFYELNSHNGAYYQPNVFFAYESCGLGFRKGGLIIDNFSKFVSHCIKH; from the coding sequence ATGACTATCACTAGCCTTTCGCTGCCGGATAAAAATGCCCTAGAATCTATGGGGCTTACTTGGCATACCGATATGGATAATACCTCTTACCTAAGCGATGAGCTCATACACATTAGCGAGGCGGAGGCGGAGGCATACTATGAGGCGGGAAATACGCTTTATGATATGTTTGTAGAAGCCGGAGAATATGTGATAGAAAATGATTTATTCTTCGAGCTTGATATTCCTCCAAGCCTCATTGGTGCGATTAAGCAAAGTTGGGAGGAAGATATACATTGGCACTTATATGGGCGATTTGATTTAAGCGGCGGACTTGATGGTAAGCCTATCAAGCTCCTTGAATTTAACGCCGATACGCCCACTATGCTTTATGAAAGTGCATTGGTGCAATGGGCTTTACTCAAATACAATAACCTTAATGAGGAAGCACAATTTAACAATATCCATAATGCCTTAAGTGAAAATTTCAAACGTCTTATCACGCTAGAGGCAGATACTTCACGATTTGATGAACTCTATGAGGGCTGGAAGATTCTATTCTCTTGTATCACAAGCTTTAATGAAGATCTCACTACTACGCGATTTTTAGAGTATCTCGCTAGAGAATCTGGCTTTACGTGCGATTTTGCACCTATTGATGAAGTGCATTTCTCGCCCACAGAGGGTTTAAGCCACAATGGTGTAAATTATGAATTTTTATTCAAGCTCATTCCATGGGAGAATATCGCTATTGATGAGCCTGAACTTGTGCTTTTAATGAGTGAGATGATGCAAAATCATAATACGATTTTTTTAAACCCCGCTTATACGCTACTCTTTCAAAGCAAGGCAATGCTAAAGATTCTATGGGATTTGTTTCCTAATCACCCCTTATTACTTCCTGCTTCTTACACACCTTTGGCAAATACTAAGCAAGTCTGCAAAAGGGCATTTGGGCGTGAAGGTGCAAATATCGATATTTTAGATACCAATGGCGGTATTATAGAATCTAAGAGTGGCATATATGGCAATCATAAAAGTGTCTATCAAGCCTTTTATGAGCTAAATAGCCATAATGGCGCATATTATCAACCTAATGTATTTTTTGCTTATGAATCTTGTGGCTTGGGATTCCGCAAAGGAGGATTAATCATCGATAATTTTTCAAAATTTGTAAGCCATTGTATCAAGCACTAA
- a CDS encoding UPF0323 family lipoprotein: MKHIHTIKNYAMVGGLGVMAVFALNACNQNDNELNTTLQNSQKNGAFVVIEEQPDGTYKVLEEYPSEQTRVMLKDINGQERMLSQAEIDGLIKQEEIAINAGQSELTNPNGGGLGLGGAILASAAGAILGSYIGNKLFNNPNYQANAQRNYKSPQAYERSKNSFTNKSTTTSRSGSSADKTGFFGNTGNASKPSTSMGSAGG, translated from the coding sequence ATGAAACATATCCACACAATTAAGAATTATGCGATGGTTGGGGGGCTTGGCGTGATGGCAGTTTTTGCTCTCAATGCGTGTAATCAGAATGATAATGAGCTTAACACCACCTTGCAAAATAGTCAAAAAAATGGTGCGTTTGTAGTTATCGAAGAGCAGCCCGATGGCACTTATAAAGTGCTTGAAGAATACCCTAGTGAGCAAACCCGCGTAATGCTTAAAGATATTAATGGACAGGAGAGAATGCTCTCTCAAGCCGAGATTGATGGACTTATTAAACAAGAGGAGATAGCAATCAATGCCGGGCAAAGTGAGCTTACTAATCCTAATGGCGGAGGATTAGGACTTGGTGGGGCGATTCTAGCGAGTGCGGCAGGGGCGATTCTAGGAAGCTATATTGGCAATAAATTATTCAATAACCCAAACTATCAAGCTAACGCGCAGCGCAACTACAAATCCCCTCAAGCTTATGAGCGAAGTAAAAATAGCTTTACTAACAAATCCACCACGACAAGTAGGAGCGGCTCTAGCGCGGATAAAACTGGATTCTTTGGCAATACAGGCAATGCCTCTAAGCCTAGCACAAGTATGGGAAGCGCGGGCGGCTGA